The Polypterus senegalus isolate Bchr_013 chromosome 1, ASM1683550v1, whole genome shotgun sequence genomic sequence GTTCAAGAGATTCATTAGTTGTTAGGCCAAATCCTGGAATGGCTTATTACTTAGCAGTACAATGCACAGCAAACTGAGTGCATGTTATAGTTTATCTGTACCTGAAGAACCACTTTTCCTTCCATGtatcttttgaattttaaaatccatccatccatccattatccaacccgctataccttAACAACAGGGTCagcggggtctgctggagccaatcccagccaaaacagggcgcaaggcaggaaacaaaccctgggtatggcgccagcccaccgcagggcgcacacatacacacaaagcacacactagggaaaatttagaattgcaaatgcacctaacctgcatgtctttggactctgggaggaaacaggagcacccggaggaaacccacgcagacacggggagaacatgcaaactccacgcagggaggacctgggaagcgaacataggtctctttactgcgaggtagcagcactacccactgcgccacagtgccgccctgGATCTAAAATCCTGGACATAATTATCATCTTTCAAAATTATGTTATAGGATAtatcagttcctttccaagttcttgcttatttaaaaaaatgaattagtgtgttttaactaatattaatagttaGATGGGGGACTTATTTCGATTGCTTTTCTCCTTACATAGGGCTATATCAATACTGATTTTATTCTAGTATTGGTGATTTTGTGTTAATAGTGTAAGTGCTGTATTGGATGGACCTGCTTCCCGATAGGGATGGAAAATGAATCCTTACCAAGGCAGCAGGCCATGATGGAAGAACTGCAGGAAAGGGCATACAACCTGGCCAGATTGATGGTGGATTCCTGTCCCATTTGGGACAAACAAATAATGAATGGAATATTCCTTCCCCAGTATAAAAGACAGGAGTGCTTCTGTGGTTTGGCcccagtatggacacccacagggagacctgggaattggagttttgaAGGGCCACCCTGTTGGGATTCTTGGGTGCTGCAAGGGGTCACTATGAGGAGTAAGTCTCCATGTTTTCGTGGACTTCTGTCTGACCTAGAATTTCTTCCAATACAAAACACCGTAATCCTGGAAGTACTCtcaggtccagcataaaaggagccatccCATTCATGAAAGGTGAGCTGGAGTTAGGATGGAGTGAGACAACGCTTGTGGAGGATGatgcaaagaaacaaataaaatagtGTGTGCTGTATTGTTGAATGGAATCCTGGAAAATGTAttgttgttaataaatctttatttaatagATCTTAAAACTGTCTGTGAGTTGTGTCTGAAGTCTTGGAACcaaggcgccccctggtggtcacaatagtttttgtttttttttgctaaatattgGGTACTAGTCTAttgggtatactttcaaaaattgctatgtttaacaaaactgaacaacatTTGTTAAGAGACCCTCCACCACTACCACACATCAGTGGATGGCATTTTACATCACTTAAATTGTAGTCTTCTGTGGATGAAAGCTATCGAGCCACCACAAGCTTGTTTGTGCTCCGTTTACaactacatgatattgtaaagtactgttaaatGTGCTTTTGATATAGTCTAGTATaagtaattgcattctattattgctgttatttttgaatactcattttctatagattttatttgaagacttacttttacaacaaagaaaattacattaCATGCAATTGAGTCAAATGTAACAAACCTGAATACAACCCCCAAATATGacttattgttacaaaaatatttaataaacaaacaactgactcttggatgaagtaatgtaaaatgtgaaatgctccttCATATCAGTTAATTTAATCACTGAATGCATGCACATATAGGGCCATTAAGCATTTGGAAAATGATACACTTttaataattttggctctgtgtgccaccacaatggatttgaaatgaaggaatcaagatgtgattgaaatgTAGACTTACAGTTTTAACTTAAGgcgtttaacaaaaacattgtatgagccatttacaaaagacagccatttttatacatggtccccccattttcaggggctcaaaagtatttgcaCACATTAACATAATCAAGAATATAacaatcattttcaatacttggCTGAAAATTCTTTTTATTCAGTGCTTGCCTGAAGTCTGGAgcccatggccatctccaggtgctgggtttccactttactgatgctttgccaggcctttattgCAGCTGTCTTCTTGTGTTGCTTGTTCGTTGGAGTTTCTgctatcagttttgtcttcagcacgTGAAATACATGTCCAATTGGGATGAGGTCAGTTGATTGGCCTGGTCATTGAAGAATATTTCACTTCTTTTCCTTGAAAAgcccttggtttgctgtcacagtatggtttggctcattgtccatctgtactgtgaagcgtcGCCctttcagttttgcagcatttgtctgaatctgaccAGATAGTATAGCTCTGTACACTTAAGAATTCATTGTGCTACTTCTGCcaacagtcatatcatcaataaccAGCAGTGACCACTTCCCCTGGCAGTCACACATGATCATGCCATGACACCACCTCGCACCATGTTTCTACCAAATGATGTGGAGTGCTACAGATCATGATCCGTTCCTTCTcatctccatactcttctctatccatcactctggtatatattgatcttaatttGATTTGTTCAAAGAAAACTGTTTGaaaagtgaactttttttttttctggcaaagtttccttcctatgcttgagacTTACCAGTGGCTGAcgccttgtggtaaaccctctgtatttactttcgggaagttttctcttgattgtagactttggtgATCATAGGCctacctcctggagagtgttcttggtttgatCTGAATGCTGTGAGGGGGTTCTTCTTTACCCAGGAAAGAATTCTACAGTCATCTAGCATGGTTTTCCAGACCtgctggtgttgctgagttcaccagtgtgttcgttctctttaagaatgtaccagatggttgacttgaccactcctggtgtttctgctgtctctcggatgggtttgttttgttttctcacccTAATggtggactgtttttacttgcatggacaactCTTTGAACCTCATATTAAGAGTTCATATGAAAACAACTTACCTAtgaaaattccacacttggaatcaactccagaccttctacctgcttaatagctATGGAGCAGCATGGCAGTCAAATGTTCAAATACTTTTGAGTCCCTAAAGATAGGGGGaccatatataaacatggctgtcatttctaaatggctcatatgatatttctgtaaaactctttgaattaatgctgaaatgCTCCACTTCAACCTgtaattatttgttcatttctaatccattgtggtggtataGACAACCAAAATTATGACAATTGTGTTGATGTCCAAAAACTTATGGACATAACTGTATATTTTACACCATGTGTACATAttctaacttttttattttaattattaaattctaCATTACTTCCCATCTTTCTCATTTTATAAGTTCCTTAGCTGAGTTCCACTGTAAGTTGTGTAACTATCTGATAGATTACTTTTTGTTATGTATTGTTATGAGTAGACATGGCACGATACCACTTTTTTATGTCCGATACCGATACCGATATTGTGAATTTGGATATCTGCCGATACGTCACAAATCCGATACAGTCATTgagtctttttttaaacagaaaacaaaaattaatgctttcaaaaaaatgtccagatacattttatatacctCAACACAAATACAGAAATCATAACTGTGATATAATAAGGAAGAAACATTGCAAAGAGAACATGGTTTAGTAAccgcttctttttatttaaatgtcctcAGTTTTAGCAGCATTTGACGGACCAGCACCatccaaaaaatccaaaaagacaaGAGCAACTGTATacgaaaataaaacataagatgACATAAAAGCTTAGTAtctaaagaaacattaataatgaaattcaaagtgctttttaaTGCCAAACCAACACAGGaactgcaatttaaaataatgcaacataaaatatatactttaaaaaaaaatctagaattgACCCTTACTTAATGGTTAACATAAATATACACCTACAGTGGGATGTCTTACTGAACTTGTGGAACTCTTTTCttgcttcactttaacataagggGTAGGTTTTTCTTTAGAAAGATCAGCATTTCAGCCTTCTCAGCTGTCAGCCTGCTTCTCCTTTCATCAATAATGATGGAGGCTGTACTGAAGAGCCTCTCGCTCTCCACACTTGTTGAAGGTGCACAAAGAAATTTAGCTGCTGTACAAACCAGAGTGGGTAATCTAGGCTGGTTGACTTGCCAGTACAACAGTGGATTGTCTGAGCGCTGAATAGTTGGCTCACTGAGGTAGGTTTGCACTTCAATACATGCACTTGAGGTggttaactgaggagcaggctctaCAGAGCTTTCCTTTAGGATTTCATCAAAAATACTTTCAAGTCTGCTGTGGCTTGCAGTTTCCATCCGTGGAGTCTTGCTTGCTGGTTCCACAGCAGCTGATTCACAAGATGTCCCCTCTGCTGGCTCTGAGGAATCTGATGTGCTTCTTTTAAACACTTCCTCCATCTTTCTCACCTCTACGATCAAAGCTGCTTTTGCCTGGTTTGAGATTTCTACACTTGTGAAGTATCTGGAACGATAATAGCCAAACCACAATATTAAGAGATTATTATACTGTTGGCTGATGAAATATTACAATTTAACTTAACTTCCTCACAGTCAAGTGTGGGATTTGTGAGTAAATGTCTTTAGCTCTctctcactgacacacacacacacacacacacacacacacactctctctctctctctctttctatcccattctttctctctctcaccacacACTCTGCCTCTCCCCCACAAacgcacacattaaaaaaaattccataccTGTCTTTATATCTTGGATCCAGCAGTGTTGCAACTGCATATAGTGGCTCAGATTCTACATCTTTGAAGCGTCTGTTAACAGCCTCGAGAAGGGTGATCTTCATCGTCCTTATTCCCTCGTCACTTTCATTTCGTCGAGACAGAACGCGCTTAAGGACGCAGACGATGGGGATAACATCAGATGCTGATGACCATGAGGAGCTTACCTCCCTTGTCAACTCCTCAAAGGGGGCCAGAGCTGCTACGATCTTTTCAAGTAGCCCCCACTGACGTGCACACAGTGTGGCTGGCAGGTCATGCTCCGCGGAATATGCACACAAGGCTCGTTTTTGAGCGATGAGGCTCTCCATCATATAATATGTGCTATTCCACCGTGTTCGCACATCTTGTACCAGACGCTTCGGTGGCATATTGAGCTCAATTTGAATGTTCTCCAAACGTGAATATGCAAGTGCAGAGTGCTTAAAGTGACCCACTATTTTTCTTCCGACAGCCACTGCATCACTAATACTACGTTGCGATAACAGGTCCCTCATTCACCACGAGTTGCAAAGTGTGCGAAGCATCCTAAACTTGGAACTCCTAGTCTATCCATTGCCTTTATTACGTTGCTGCCATTGTCTCGTAAAACAACAtgaactttgatttttgaaattttccattcatttaacATTTCCTCTATAGCTGTAGCGATGCACTCTCCTGAGTGTGAGCCACGAAGCTGCTTAGCGTGCAAAACTGCTTTTTGCAACTTAAAACTTGAGTCTATCCACTGTGCTGTTAGACCTAGCAAGGACAATGGACACACGTCTGAGCTCCAAATATCTGAGGTCAAGCTTAAAGCGGGAACGCTATCCaagcattcaaaatgaacttgCGCACTTGTTTGTACTTATCTGGAACGGCTGTCTCGGAGATAAAATGTCGGTTTGGTAGCGCGTAACGAGGCTCCAAATGCTCCATTAAGCGCCGAAACCCCACATTCTCAACAACAGAAAGGGGCTGGTCATCAAGCACAACAAACTCGACGATTTTCTCTGTTATCAGCTTTGCTTTGTTGCTTTCTGGAGGGAGTTTCTCGCGTTTCTGAATTGTTTCAAACAGTGTTTGTTGATGCGACACCATTTTCTTCTTGGCGCTCGTGGAATTAATAAATTCCGTGTACTCCTTTCCATGATATTTCTGCAGGTGTTTAATCAGATTCGTTGTGTTAAAGTTTCCAACTCTGCTACCACCCCGCAAACACTTGTATTGCATAAATTACATTCGGCAGTcttggctttttcttctttgagTCGAAAGTAACTCCAAACTGCTGACATGTCGGCAAGTCTCACACGCAACAGAAACTCTTATCACGTGATGCATGTCCCAAATCACGTTATGCATGCGGTAATTATTTTCCGTAATTTTAAAGgatcaaattaaatttttattgctTCCGATTTCCGATCCAGTAATTTAGGTCAGGATCGGACCGATACCGATCCAGAATATCGGATCGGCGCATCTCTAGTTTGCTGTGTGCCTGGAAACAATTACTATGGAGGGTGTGCAAGGATAAAAATTGGCTTTTTGGATTGATTTTTGTCGAAAAGCTGTACAATCAGTCCTTTTCATGTAGTACCAGGCACTTGAGTGAAATGGTTCTGttacattatatataaacatGCAGACACAAATATGCTTCAAAACACATACACGGCTAAGAGAGGAGAGAACCACCCTGCTCTAAATACAGACTGGCACACACATGTACAATTCACAATCAGGAGAATGCAGCTAAGATCCTTCTCTAAACACCCATCAACTTGCAACATGCTGGTTCAGCATCATCCTATGATGGTTACTTACTTTGGCACTTGCCATGCTGTCAGATTGTTTTAAGGTAGAAAAAAACTGTCACATTCATTCCAGTCAAAATAGAACTCTATCAGCTTAAAGAGCTAGTTGGGGTTCTAACTGGGAAGTTCTGTTTTCTCCGCTGCAGGTTTGCTCCATTTGAGCTCTACTAGATTCACACTAAACTGAACATCACCATCTGTAGTACAGAGCCTGTCATATCTTTACTCCTTGCAAATCCACCTCATAGCACTAAATTAATTCTCTTGTGCACAAGATTTCCATTTTTCTGTCAGAAGCCCTGCTTCTCTGTTTTCCAGTCATTTCTCAGCACCTCACAGCACTATTAAGGACCTGACCCCAGAACTGAAGACTTcaatcttttcctttttccccacTGGTGATTCAAACTGCAGGCAAAGGGAATGTAACACATTACCTAAAGACAATTTTTAGAACATTGGTTCCTGTCTTATTCATGATTGAAAAGCatgtctgcatttttttgtaagtaaaatCCAAAAAGACCACAAGGATTAAAATGGGATTTTGACATGCCACCTGTAATGATGATACTGCTGTCTTGTCCATCCAATGAGGCTGTCTGGCAAACCAGAGACTGGCAGTCTCACTGCTGGCACCAAAATCTGGAATGAATGGGTGTTATGAGAGGGttgattattaattttttgtgacatctttttgtttcaatttatgaAGTTAAGCACTTGTTTTGGTGGTTTCTTAAGCCTCAGATTTGGGAACTCCCGTTAATTTTTTGATACAAAATTTAGTCTTGCTGTTATGAATTATTTTGCACCATTTCAAAG encodes the following:
- the LOC120539073 gene encoding zinc finger BED domain-containing protein 4-like, whose product is MPPKRLVQDVRTRWNSTYYMMESLIAQKRALCAYSAEHDLPATLCARQWGLLEKIVAALAPFEELTREVSSSWSSASDVIPIVCVLKRVLSRRNESDEGIRTMKITLLEAVNRRFKDVESEPLYAVATLLDPRYKDRYFTSVEISNQAKAALIVEVRKMEEVFKRSTSDSSEPAEGTSCESAAVEPASKTPRMETASHSRLESIFDEILKESSVEPAPQLTTSSACIEVQTYLSEPTIQRSDNPLLYWQVNQPRLPTLVCTAAKFLCAPSTSVESERLFSTASIIIDERRSRLTAEKAEMLIFLKKNLPLMLK